The following coding sequences lie in one Anolis carolinensis isolate JA03-04 unplaced genomic scaffold, rAnoCar3.1.pri scaffold_11, whole genome shotgun sequence genomic window:
- the LOC134293993 gene encoding uncharacterized protein LOC134293993 — MHRVYQPLLPTANRYLQEKWDEADYKNHRIKVELAVPVVSTKTTPTPFHLQVNLKKMQLEKERQALWHRENLLHSAKLRGIKQSQGRIDNWNAYCIRSLNAEKRRRDLAHIYWENQQLLKRLEGRKSELAQERWQENWHKEEIIRHRIAHYPRGWGGCQPNKVRWKQQTKSKETTGGSPVLSSGRSPILRNTKNNENMLGKSFWGSGNESRLEGLVAAPMPSTTLGRKKDVVDASGDLAQRSSKGRGSSAKQDALTSATKSHASIRKSLKLPENNQSPDPEETLEVSPTWDAEVRYGRSEKGPKLCKKSILWTLVPDESWKLSARKSPEGNCSWSRSESQSGSSTSSATSVKSSLSLVQADENSPRAIEP, encoded by the exons ATGCACCGAGTTTACCAGCCGCTCCTACCCACGGCCAACCGGTATCTGCAGGAGAAATGGGACGAGGCCGATTACAAGAACCATCGCATAAAG gtggaactagctgtgcctgtTGTGAGCACAAAAACAACACCAACGCCTTTCCATTTACAGGTGAATTTGAAGAAAATGCAG CTGGAAAAGGAGCGCCAAGCACTTTGGCATCGGGAGAATCTTTTGCATTCGGCCAAGTTGAGGGGAATCAAACAGTCTCAGGGACGAATAGACAATTGGAATGCCTACTGTATTCGCAG CTTAAATGCCGAGAAGCGCCGCCGGGATCTTGCGCACATTTACTGGGAGAACCAACAGCTGCTGAAGCgtctggaaggaaggaagtcgGAACTGGCTCAGGAGCGTTGGCAGGAAAACTGGCACAAGGAAGAGATTATCCGCCACCGCATCGCCCATTATCCCCGCGGGTGGGGAGGCTGCCAG CCTAACAAAGTGAGATGGAAGCAGCAGACAAAGAGCAAGGAGACAACTGGAGGCAGCCCTGTTTTGTCTTCGGGAAGAAGTCCTATACTTCGCAACACTAAGAATAATGAAAATATGCTGGGCAAGAGCTTCTGGGGAAGTGGAAATGAGTCCCGCCTTGAAGGGTTGGTAGCTGCTCCCATGCCTTCAACAACCCTTGGGAGAAAAAAGGATGTTGTTGATGCGTCTGGGGACCTGGCACAGCGGTCAAGCAAGGGACGGGGCTCTTCTGCCAAGCAAGACGCCTTGACGTCTGCCACCAAGTCCCATGCCTCCATAAGGAAGAGCCTCAAGCTCCCCGAGAACAACCAGAGTCCAGATCCAGAGGAGACTCTCGAAGTCTCACCCACTTGGGATGCTGAAGTTCGCTACGGAAGGAGTGAGAAGGGCCCAAAGCTGTGCAAAAAATCCATCCTGTGGACTTTAGTGCCGGACGAATCCTGGAAATTATCTGCCAGGAAGTCTCCAGAAGGAAACTGCAGCTGGAGCCGGAGTGAATCACAAAGCGGGTCTTCCACTTCTTCTGCAACATCTGTCAAGAGCTCCCTCTCTTTGGTCCAAGCAGATGAAAACAGCCCTAGAGCCATAGAACCTTAG